The proteins below come from a single Magnolia sinica isolate HGM2019 unplaced genomic scaffold, MsV1 ctg301, whole genome shotgun sequence genomic window:
- the LOC131236215 gene encoding F-box protein At3g07870-like: MAEKASFLSNTNEENGNKKEKLESAPSLCDDVIFNILLRLPPESLPKLRLVCKNWYNVISDPVFIEAHLHRSVPGFIFQKRISRSKYKTHFMEIKEGETKVHDLDLHCPGRICASCNGLILLESMRSLYVINPISNQRIMLPPSDLSFKYPLSYEIYGFGFNSITKEYKVVHVCEYEKRKTPIPLGCEVTTVGSDSWREIDGPFFGLTELRIPISASGILHWAIGMDYIVSMDVGNEKFHKTSFPNCSRRSYHFLELGEFLSFANRESPVQFDVWILKDLDSGEWIKQLSIGMDCLGSLLSQDSRWGGSLDPVLLFASFRNGEVIIFECFAIDIGGFYLYDFKLERIIKFDGSCGIQLIAMDTLSSPIHVNSLVSCKPRNNRRYLSN, from the coding sequence ATGGCAGAGAAAGCCTCTTTCCTCAGCAAtacaaatgaagaaaatggaAATAAGAAGGAGAAGCTGGAGTCGGCCCCATCCCTTTGTGATGACGTCATCTTCAACATCCTCCTCAGGCTCCCACCTGAATCACTACCCAAACTAAGGTTAGTATGCAAGAACTGGTACAACGTCATATCTGACCCAGTTTTCATCGAGGCCCATCTCCATCGATCAGTGCCTGGATTTATCTTCCAAAAAAGAATTTCAAGATCAAAATACAAGACCCATTTCATGGAAATCAAAGAAGGTGAGACGAAAGTCCATGATCTAGACTTGCATTGCCCAGGCCGTATATGTGCTAGCTGCAACGGTCTTATTTTGCTTGAAAGCATGCGCAGTCTATATGTTATTAATCCAATTTCAAATCAGAGGATCATGCTCCCTCCTTCCGATTTATCTTTTAAGTATCCGCTCTCATATGAAATCTACGGTTTTGGGTTCAATTCAATTACTAAAGAATACAAAGTAGTCCATGTTTGTGAATACgagaaaagaaaaaccccaatccCTCTTGGATGTGAGGTTACGACCGTTGGTTCGGATTCTTGGAGAGAGATCGACGGTCCATTTTTTGGGCTAACTGAATTGCGTATTCCAATCTCAGCAAGTGGGATTTTGCATTGGGCAATTGGGATGGATTACATAGTTTCAATGGATGTGGGCAATGAGAAGTTCCACAAGACTTCATTTCCCAATTGTAGCAGGAGAAGTTACCATTTTCTTGAATTGGgtgagtttctatcttttgcgaACCGCGAATCCCCGGTCCAATTCGATGTGTGGATCTTGAAGGATTTAGATAGTGGAGAATGGATTAAACAGCTTAGCATTGGTATGGATTGTTTAGGGTCATTGCTGTCGCAGGATTCGCGTTGGGGCGGGTCACTCGATCCGGTTCTTCTTTTTGCTAGTTTTAGGAATGGTGAGGTTATAATCTTTGAGTGCTTTGCTATTGACATTGGTGGATTCTACTTATATGATTTCAAGCTAGAGCGGATAATCAAATTCGATGGGAGCTGCGGCATTCAGCTGATTGCGATGGATACATTGTCGTCTCCGATTCATGTCAATAGTCTAGTCTCATGCAAACCTCGCAACAATCGCAGATACTTGAGTaactaa